The proteins below are encoded in one region of Effusibacillus dendaii:
- a CDS encoding small, acid-soluble spore protein, alpha/beta type, which produces MEKGWENMTTGQVGKIGGNMVRRMIRLAEDEMAKRSK; this is translated from the coding sequence ATGGAAAAAGGTTGGGAGAATATGACCACCGGACAGGTTGGCAAAATCGGTGGGAATATGGTCCGCAGAATGATCCGCTTGGCTGAGGATGAAATGGCGAAGCGGTCGAAGTAA